The Chelonia mydas isolate rCheMyd1 chromosome 3, rCheMyd1.pri.v2, whole genome shotgun sequence genome includes a region encoding these proteins:
- the C3H6orf120 gene encoding UPF0669 protein C6orf120 homolog isoform X1 has protein sequence MGTPGGGVFTTHDVGRVPLMSDKRVMAAHWKKMLVILLAAQALLMGHSFEEEDVPDEWILLHVVQGQIGAGNYSYLRLNHEGKIVLQMQSLKGDADLYVSDMTLHPSFDEYELQSVTCGQDVVYVPAHFRRPVGIGIYGHPSHLESEFEMKVYYDRTIVDYPFAEASYNPEEMETSQKRTHSAEDQSQDEESIFWTILIGILKLILEILF, from the exons ATGGGGACGCCTGGAGGCGG GGTATTTACAACACATGATGTTGGAAGAGTTCCTTTAATGTCAGACAAAAGAGTTATGGCAGCACATTGGAAGAAAATGTTGGTGATCCTTCTAGCAGCTCAAGCATTGCTTATGGGTCATAGCTTTGAGGAAGAGGATGTACCTGACGAATGGATTCTTCTTCATGTAGTCCAAGGTCAGATTGGAGCTGGAAACTATAGCTACTTGAGACTAAATCATGAAGGGAAGATAGTACTTCAGATGCAGAGTTTAAAAGGCGATGCCGATTTGTATGTATCTGATATGACCCTTCACCCCAGTTTTGATGAGTATGAGTTACAGTCTGTAACTTGTGGTCAAGATGTTGTTTATGTACCAGCCCACTTCCGCCGCCCAGTGGGAATAGGAATCTATGGTCATCCCTCTCACTTGGAGAGTGAGTTTGAAATGAAAGTATATTATGATAGAACAATTGTAGATTATCCATTTGCGGAGGCTTCCTACAACCCAGAAGAGATGGAGACAAGCCAGAAGCGCACTCATTCAGCAGAAGATCAATCTCAGGATGAGGAGTCTATTTTTTGGACTATACTCATTGGAATTTTGAAATTAATActtgaaattcttttttaa
- the C3H6orf120 gene encoding UPF0669 protein C6orf120 homolog isoform X2 has protein sequence MSDKRVMAAHWKKMLVILLAAQALLMGHSFEEEDVPDEWILLHVVQGQIGAGNYSYLRLNHEGKIVLQMQSLKGDADLYVSDMTLHPSFDEYELQSVTCGQDVVYVPAHFRRPVGIGIYGHPSHLESEFEMKVYYDRTIVDYPFAEASYNPEEMETSQKRTHSAEDQSQDEESIFWTILIGILKLILEILF, from the coding sequence ATGTCAGACAAAAGAGTTATGGCAGCACATTGGAAGAAAATGTTGGTGATCCTTCTAGCAGCTCAAGCATTGCTTATGGGTCATAGCTTTGAGGAAGAGGATGTACCTGACGAATGGATTCTTCTTCATGTAGTCCAAGGTCAGATTGGAGCTGGAAACTATAGCTACTTGAGACTAAATCATGAAGGGAAGATAGTACTTCAGATGCAGAGTTTAAAAGGCGATGCCGATTTGTATGTATCTGATATGACCCTTCACCCCAGTTTTGATGAGTATGAGTTACAGTCTGTAACTTGTGGTCAAGATGTTGTTTATGTACCAGCCCACTTCCGCCGCCCAGTGGGAATAGGAATCTATGGTCATCCCTCTCACTTGGAGAGTGAGTTTGAAATGAAAGTATATTATGATAGAACAATTGTAGATTATCCATTTGCGGAGGCTTCCTACAACCCAGAAGAGATGGAGACAAGCCAGAAGCGCACTCATTCAGCAGAAGATCAATCTCAGGATGAGGAGTCTATTTTTTGGACTATACTCATTGGAATTTTGAAATTAATActtgaaattcttttttaa